In Anaerolineae bacterium, the following are encoded in one genomic region:
- a CDS encoding methyltransferase domain-containing protein, which translates to MPLTLDRQNAYRARYARLRPGWQPATAVYEGAIRAALAGRERPVVLDIGCGRGGVLEQLADVDGLRPLGIDPDLASLVEHRLPALRRAVALSEAIPLPAAVVDVAIAAWVLEHLPAPERTFAEVARVLRPGGVFICLAPNRYSPIALLNQALFPLQRWLVPRLYGRAEADAFPVVYRANTRRRVIALAEGAGLRPVAFHAIDDPTYLAFNDVLFWLSRQAARLLPEAAAVHFVAVCAKNA; encoded by the coding sequence ATGCCCCTGACGCTTGACCGCCAGAATGCCTACCGCGCCCGTTACGCCCGCCTGCGTCCCGGCTGGCAACCGGCGACGGCCGTCTACGAGGGCGCGATCCGGGCGGCGCTGGCCGGGCGGGAACGCCCGGTGGTGCTGGATATCGGCTGCGGTCGGGGTGGCGTCCTGGAGCAACTGGCTGATGTGGACGGTCTGCGCCCGCTGGGCATCGACCCGGACCTGGCCTCACTGGTGGAACATCGCTTGCCGGCGCTCCGCCGCGCCGTTGCCCTCTCGGAGGCGATCCCGCTGCCCGCGGCGGTGGTTGACGTGGCCATCGCCGCCTGGGTGCTGGAGCATTTGCCCGCGCCGGAGCGGACCTTCGCTGAGGTAGCCCGTGTCCTGCGCCCCGGCGGGGTGTTTATCTGCCTGGCCCCGAACCGCTATAGCCCCATCGCCCTGCTCAACCAGGCGCTGTTCCCTCTGCAACGGTGGCTGGTGCCACGGCTCTATGGGCGGGCGGAAGCGGATGCTTTCCCGGTCGTCTACCGCGCCAACACGCGCCGCCGGGTGATCGCGCTGGCGGAAGGGGCAGGCCTGCGGCCAGTCGCTTTCCATGCCATCGACGATCCGACCTATCTGGCCTTCAATGATGTGCTGTTCTGGCTCAGCCGGCAGGCGGCCCGGCTGCTGCCGGAAGCGGCGGCTGTCCATTTTGTGGCTGTGTGTGCCAAAAATGCCTGA
- a CDS encoding ABC transporter ATP-binding protein, whose amino-acid sequence MNTDRVIIHIEGLTKHYGSVQALNDLNLDVYQGEIFGYLGPNGAGKTTTIRMLLDLIRPTAGHATILGMDVQRDSVALHRHIGNLPGELGLWEQMTGWEVVRYLGELRGGIDEKYVGELAERLDMDMNRRVRDCSSGMKRKIGLIQALMHKPQVLILDEPTNGLDPLVQQTFYQLMREVTAEGRTVFLSSHNLREVETICDRVGILNKGRLQAVERISALKQVRFRWMTLKVANGADPSAFERLEGVSDVSRENDSIRFRVTGELDPVIKLAAQYHVIDLTYEEPSLEEIFLEYYGEGKKKGGQA is encoded by the coding sequence ATGAACACTGATAGGGTGATCATCCACATTGAAGGGCTGACCAAACATTACGGCAGCGTGCAAGCCCTCAATGACCTTAATCTGGATGTCTACCAGGGCGAAATCTTCGGCTATCTGGGGCCGAACGGCGCTGGCAAGACAACCACCATCCGCATGCTGCTGGACCTGATCCGCCCGACTGCAGGTCACGCAACGATCCTGGGCATGGATGTGCAGCGGGATAGCGTGGCCTTGCACCGCCATATCGGCAATCTGCCCGGCGAACTGGGTCTGTGGGAGCAGATGACCGGCTGGGAAGTGGTCCGCTACCTGGGCGAGTTGCGCGGCGGGATCGATGAGAAGTACGTCGGCGAACTGGCCGAGCGGCTGGACATGGACATGAACCGCCGTGTGCGCGACTGCTCATCCGGCATGAAGCGCAAGATCGGCCTGATCCAGGCGCTGATGCACAAGCCGCAGGTACTGATCCTGGACGAGCCAACTAACGGCCTTGACCCGCTGGTGCAACAGACGTTCTACCAGCTGATGCGCGAGGTCACCGCCGAGGGGCGCACTGTCTTCCTCTCCTCGCATAACCTGCGCGAGGTGGAGACAATCTGCGACCGGGTGGGCATCCTCAACAAAGGCCGCCTGCAGGCTGTCGAGCGCATCAGCGCGCTCAAGCAGGTTCGCTTCCGCTGGATGACGCTCAAGGTCGCCAACGGGGCCGATCCGTCAGCCTTTGAGCGGCTGGAGGGCGTTTCCGATGTTAGCCGCGAAAACGACTCGATCCGCTTCCGGGTGACTGGCGAACTGGACCCGGTGATCAAGCTGGCGGCGCAGTACCATGTCATTGATCTGACGTATGAAGAGCCTAGCCTGGAAGAGATCTTCCTGGAGTACTACGGCGAAGGTAAGAAGAAGGGGGGGCAGGCATGA
- a CDS encoding ABC transporter permease subunit, which produces MNNAGAIFRRTLYDHRRSILWWSIGIGVLAFYVTIVFPMIAQFEQFNELLESPLFGALFGDLGELDYTSPEGFLGIEFFTWAPLVLAVFAVMFGLGIVGGEEDRGTLDLLLSTPIPRWRIIIEKTVAFLVALVIILALSALAMIAAVAMTPELAEMNLSMIVVAMINVIPTVLLMMTLALCLSTVMRSRGQAGGVAAGIIVASYFINSFADMAESGLLKTLQNFSFYKYYAPFRVLLDGVQWGNFLLLLVVSLALLGLALYFFQRRDLAV; this is translated from the coding sequence ATGAACAACGCAGGCGCGATCTTTCGGCGCACGCTGTACGATCACCGGCGCAGTATCCTGTGGTGGAGCATCGGGATTGGCGTGCTGGCTTTCTATGTGACGATCGTTTTCCCGATGATCGCTCAGTTTGAGCAGTTCAACGAACTGCTGGAAAGCCCGCTGTTCGGCGCTCTGTTCGGCGATCTGGGCGAACTGGATTACACCTCGCCGGAAGGCTTCCTGGGCATAGAGTTCTTCACCTGGGCGCCGCTGGTGTTGGCCGTTTTCGCGGTGATGTTCGGGCTGGGCATCGTCGGCGGGGAGGAAGATCGGGGCACGCTGGACCTGCTGCTCAGCACCCCCATCCCGCGCTGGCGGATCATCATTGAGAAGACGGTGGCGTTCCTGGTCGCTCTGGTCATCATCCTGGCGCTCTCAGCACTGGCCATGATCGCAGCGGTGGCCATGACGCCTGAGCTGGCCGAGATGAATCTGAGCATGATCGTCGTGGCGATGATCAATGTGATCCCGACTGTGCTGCTGATGATGACTCTGGCGCTGTGCCTCTCGACGGTGATGCGTTCGCGCGGGCAGGCAGGCGGCGTAGCTGCCGGGATCATTGTGGCTTCGTACTTCATCAATTCATTCGCGGATATGGCTGAATCGGGGCTGCTCAAGACGCTGCAGAACTTCTCCTTCTACAAGTACTACGCCCCGTTCCGCGTGCTGCTGGATGGCGTGCAGTGGGGGAACTTCCTGCTGCTGCTGGTAGTGAGCCTGGCGTTGCTGGGGCTGGCGCTCTACTTCTTCCAGCGCCGCGACCTGGCCGTATAG
- a CDS encoding ABC transporter permease subunit, whose translation MTPGISWGIIFRRTLRDSRIGIVGWGLALAAMGFMVIALFPSIDGMLSQFGELLENPVVKVLVGDVKQFATMEGFLGVKLFSMLPLILAVYAVLFALGIVSGEEARGTLDILLSTPAPRWQIVVEKVMALIVALLIILAMMLAGMLAGGLTIPNFSLSVGQLAAAVINALPVTLLMAALALLLSTVLRHRGTAGGLATAIIVGAYFLTTLTDMAGDSLKALGYLSFYEYYNGAEVLIDGIYWPGFIGLLVAAGVLFALSVVFFQRRDVLGN comes from the coding sequence ATGACACCGGGTATATCCTGGGGGATCATTTTCAGGCGGACTTTGCGGGATTCGCGGATAGGGATCGTGGGCTGGGGGCTGGCACTGGCGGCGATGGGCTTTATGGTCATCGCCCTGTTCCCCAGCATTGACGGGATGCTGAGTCAGTTCGGCGAATTGCTGGAAAACCCTGTCGTCAAGGTGCTGGTTGGGGATGTGAAGCAGTTTGCCACTATGGAGGGCTTCCTGGGGGTCAAGCTGTTCAGCATGTTGCCGCTGATCCTGGCGGTGTACGCCGTGCTGTTTGCGCTGGGCATTGTGTCCGGGGAAGAAGCGCGGGGGACGCTGGACATCCTGCTGAGCACGCCCGCCCCGCGCTGGCAGATCGTGGTGGAAAAGGTAATGGCGCTGATCGTTGCCCTGCTGATCATCCTGGCGATGATGCTGGCCGGGATGCTGGCCGGTGGCCTGACCATCCCGAACTTCTCGCTTTCGGTGGGGCAACTGGCGGCGGCGGTGATTAACGCCCTGCCGGTCACGTTGCTGATGGCCGCGCTAGCCCTGCTGCTCTCGACAGTCCTGCGCCACCGGGGCACGGCGGGCGGCCTGGCGACAGCGATCATCGTCGGCGCGTACTTCCTGACCACGCTGACCGATATGGCTGGTGACTCCCTCAAAGCGCTGGGCTACCTGTCGTTTTACGAGTACTACAACGGTGCTGAGGTGCTGATCGACGGCATCTACTGGCCGGGCTTCATCGGGCTGCTGGTCGCCGCGGGTGTGCTGTTTGCCCTGTCCGTGGTGTTCTTCCAGCGGCGGGATGTGCTGGGCAACTGA
- a CDS encoding protein-glutamate O-methyltransferase family protein: protein MPHLAYAPPPVRTDHTNAFANHTMRVRVPDTLQRILDVNPDYPPAIREALLRLREAISGDAPLPALTLPAPDYEDWMAVLAPHLGETWQATTWFVAETYAYRLILEAVRWWETGRDPFLPIKTEEEQSADLWAMTAEALTANGPDLPPDERLGRLLIGALWGNRMDLSFPWSMAHGTAAAHDDLLVDDSDAIVAHLLAARGPVHLVLDNYGRELAMDLVLADALLDSPGTESVYLHVKFHPGFVSDATAADVWRFLRLAANRPDPVRRLAARLIAAFEAGRLRLVVDPFWSGGRFCWELPERLRALLAPAQLVIFKGDLNYRRLVGDAIWPAGATFADATATFPAPLAALRSIKSDASVGLPTALDSLNTADESLDWSRYGLVQSHLDVGRFR, encoded by the coding sequence ATGCCCCACCTAGCCTACGCCCCCCCGCCTGTCCGTACCGATCACACCAACGCCTTCGCCAACCACACCATGCGCGTCCGCGTACCGGATACACTCCAGCGCATCCTGGACGTCAACCCGGACTACCCGCCCGCTATCCGGGAGGCGCTCCTGCGCCTGCGGGAAGCCATCAGCGGGGACGCCCCGCTGCCCGCCCTGACCCTGCCCGCCCCGGACTACGAGGACTGGATGGCCGTCCTGGCCCCACACCTGGGCGAAACCTGGCAGGCGACCACCTGGTTTGTGGCGGAAACATACGCCTACCGCCTGATTCTGGAGGCCGTACGCTGGTGGGAAACCGGGCGCGATCCCTTCCTGCCGATCAAGACCGAAGAGGAGCAGAGCGCAGACCTGTGGGCGATGACCGCCGAAGCGCTGACGGCAAACGGCCCCGATCTGCCGCCGGATGAACGGCTGGGCCGCCTGTTAATTGGTGCGCTATGGGGCAACCGCATGGACCTCAGCTTCCCCTGGTCGATGGCCCACGGCACTGCCGCCGCCCATGACGATCTGCTGGTGGATGACAGCGATGCGATCGTGGCTCACCTGCTGGCCGCCCGCGGGCCGGTGCACCTGGTGCTGGACAATTACGGGCGCGAACTGGCCATGGACCTCGTGCTGGCCGATGCCCTGCTTGATTCGCCGGGCACGGAGAGCGTCTACCTGCACGTGAAGTTTCACCCCGGCTTCGTCAGCGATGCCACCGCCGCCGATGTCTGGCGTTTCCTGCGCCTGGCCGCTAACCGGCCTGATCCGGTGCGGCGGCTGGCCGCCCGCCTGATCGCCGCCTTTGAGGCCGGACGGCTGCGCCTGGTGGTGGATCCTTTCTGGAGCGGCGGACGCTTCTGCTGGGAGTTGCCGGAGCGCCTGCGGGCGCTGCTGGCCCCGGCGCAGCTGGTCATCTTCAAAGGCGATCTCAACTACCGCCGCCTGGTCGGGGATGCCATCTGGCCGGCGGGCGCCACATTCGCCGACGCCACAGCCACCTTCCCCGCGCCGCTGGCCGCCCTGCGCTCGATCAAGAGTGATGCCAGCGTTGGCCTGCCGACGGCCCTGGATAGCCTCAACACCGCCGACGAATCGCTGGACTGGAGCCGCTACGGCCTGGTACAGAGCCACCTGGACGTCGGTCGCTTTCGCTGA
- a CDS encoding Hsp20/alpha crystallin family protein: MLMRYDRFNPFREMRRMMDLVERELWPFEDEAAVNPLALDVSSDDKHVIVRTAIPGVKQEDINIEVRDDILTISAESRAEYDEQKENWHRRELRYGKFSRAVRLPEDVNFEKAEAELENGILTIKLPKTEPSPVKKIAVKAKKLLEAKTEKK; the protein is encoded by the coding sequence ATGTTGATGCGTTATGACCGTTTCAACCCATTCCGTGAGATGCGCCGGATGATGGACCTGGTAGAACGCGAACTGTGGCCCTTCGAGGATGAAGCGGCGGTGAACCCGCTGGCGCTGGATGTCTCCAGCGATGACAAGCATGTGATCGTTCGTACGGCCATCCCCGGCGTCAAGCAGGAAGACATCAACATCGAAGTGCGCGATGACATCCTGACCATCTCCGCTGAATCGCGCGCAGAGTATGATGAGCAGAAGGAAAACTGGCATCGCCGCGAGCTGCGCTACGGCAAGTTCAGCCGCGCCGTGCGCCTGCCGGAAGATGTCAACTTTGAGAAGGCGGAAGCCGAGCTGGAGAACGGCATCCTGACCATCAAGCTGCCCAAGACCGAACCCAGCCCGGTCAAGAAGATCGCCGTCAAAGCCAAGAAACTGCTCGAAGCCAAGACGGAAAAGAAGTAA